The Tripterygium wilfordii isolate XIE 37 chromosome 17, ASM1340144v1, whole genome shotgun sequence genome has a window encoding:
- the LOC119982541 gene encoding gibberellin receptor GID1B-like, with protein MAGSNEVNLSESKRVVPLNTWVLISNFKLAYNLLRRPDGTFNRDLAEFLERKVPANTIPVDGVFSFDHVDKATGLLNRIYQPAPANEAQWCAIELEKPLSTTEIVPVILFFHGGSFTHSSASSAIYDTFCRRLVSVCKAVVVSVNYRRSPEHRFPCAYDDGWTALKWVKSRIWLQSGKDPKVHVYLAGDSSGGNIAHHVAVRAAEEDVEVLGNILLHPMFGGQQRTESEKRLDGKYFVTTQDRDWYWRAFLPEGEDRDHPACNPFGPRGKNIEGLKFPKSLVVVAGLDLIQDWQLAYVEGLQKYEFQVKLLHLKQATIGFYFLPNNEHFYTLMDEMKNFVNPNC; from the coding sequence AGGGTTGTTCCCCTGAACACATGGGTCCTCATTTCCAATTTCAAGCTCGCTTACAATCTTCTTCGCCGTCCTGATGGAACTTTCAACCGGGATTTGGCGGAGTTCCTTGAACGTAAAGTTCCCGCCAATACGATTCCTGTGGATGGGGTTTTCTCTTTTGATCATGTTGATAAAGCCACTGGCCTCCTTAATCGGATCTACCAACCAGCTCCTGCAAATGAGGCACAGTGGTGCGCTATAGAGCTCGAAAAGCCCTTGAGCACCACTGAGATTGTTCCAGTCATACTATTCTTCCATGGTGGAAGCTTCACCCATTCCTCCGCCAGTAGTGCTATTTATGATACCTTTTGTCGTCGCCTTGTGAGCGTTTGCAAGGCTGTTGTGGTGTCTGTTAATTATCGCCGATCACCTGAGCATCGGTTCCCATGTGCGTATGACGATGGTTGGACAGCTCTTAAGTGGGTTAAATCCAGGATATGGCTCCAAAGTGGAAAGGATCCAAAAGTTCATGTATACTTGGCCGGAGATAGTTCAGGAGGGAATATAGCTCACCATGTAGCAGTCAGGGCAGCAGAAGAAGATGTGGAAGTATTGGGTAATATCCTCCTTCACCCAATGTTTGGTGGGCAGCAGAGAACAGAATCAGAGAAGAGATTGGATGGGAAGTACTTTGTTACAACCCAGGACCGGGACTGGTACTGGAGAGCATTTCTCCCTGAAGGTGAAGATAGGGACCATCCAGCATGCAACCCCTTTGGTCCTCGAGGCAAGAACATAGAAGGACTCAAGTTCCCTAAGAGTCTTGTTGTTGTGGCTGGTTTGGATCTTATTCAAGACTGGCAGTTAGCATATGTTGAAGGACTGCAGAAATACGAGTTTCAAGTGAAGCTTCTTCATCTAAAGCAGGCAACCATTGGGTTCTATTTCTTGCCAAATAATGAGCACTTCTACACTCTCATGGATGAGATGAAGAACTTTGTGAATCCCAACTGTTAA